Genomic segment of Pseudothermotoga hypogea DSM 11164 = NBRC 106472:
ACCGTGGTGTAGAGTAAGCTGTTCGCGAAGCTCATGAGTGCATTCAGCTCGTTCTCTGGTGGTCTCTTGGTTCGAGAGCCAAATTGAAAATGCTCTGATTTTATCATTCGGTCAAAACAACTGTAGTAGATCTCGCGTGCGTTACCTTCGAGAGCCATCAACTGATTCACTTCTGAGCACAGAATCAGATTTTCAACGTGATTTCTTATACTTTGAATTCTTTCAGCAAACTGATCGTCATCGTTGTACTTCTTCAAGGTGTTGATGATGTTACACAGTGCGCCTTTGACGAACATCCTTGCGAGCAAAAGTCGCTTCTCGCTGTTAAGGTAGTGTTCGGCCTGTTTGAGTATCACAAGGCCTGAGTTGAGAAATTCCCTTGGATAATAGCTTCCAACGTAGTAGCCGAAATGATTGAAAAAGTGAACTATTATCTGTTTCTCGGTCAAAAACTCCAGCAGTCTTTTGTTCAAATCGACTTCGGAAAAGATGTTAATCTCTGAAACGTTTTCTACTGGTATATGTCTTTTTCCATCCTTGGTTTCAAGTAAGATGGTGTTTTCCTTGCGCTTCAGAATACCATCTGAAAAAATGTATATCGGTTCTGCCATAGGATCACCTCAAGACCAGCAGAATTCTTGATAACCGCACTTGGAACAAAAGGATGACCGTCTCCGCTGAGGGGGTTTCGGTAAAGAAATTATCTCTTCTGCCTTCTTGATAGCTTCATTCAGTTCCGTTGACGATTGCTCATCAAGTACGACTGTTATTTGCTTTTTCTCCTTGGGGATGAGTATCTTCCCGACAGCCTGGACCCCTCTCTTTTTAATTTCCGACAGATAGTAGAGCAGCTGGACTCGAGCACCCTTAAGGAACTTTGAGGATTTTTTGATCTCACCGACCACAACCATTTCCCCTTGCTCATAGATCATGTCGATCTTGATGCCCGGCAGGGATATTTCTCTGATTCGATTGTTCTTGTAACTCTCTGTGTGTATCAGTCTTCCTATTTCTATGAAAGGGTTGTACTGGTCTGGTTCTATCTGGTGAGCTATCAACCACGCTTCTCTCTCACACACAGTTGAACTCAGCAAAACTGTGCCCGTGATCGTGTGGTTCACCCCCGATTGATTTCAAAAATTTTCTTGAGCGGTACTTCAGAAACCATAGGTGCTACCATTCCGAATCCAAGGCTGTTTCTTTCGCCGAACCCTACTTCGTAACCAAGCTTTATCAATCTACTATCACCCCTCACCTTGAATGGAAAGACTGCGCCCTTTATCTTTATGCCTCGTATATCTATGAGCTTTGTGATCCTGTTACGTCTTTTTATGTAATCCCAGTCAGGTTCTATCGTGATCGAAGCATCGATCGCTTCTCCGTAAAAGGCCTCATATTTCTTGATCAAATTCTTATTGAGCACTTGTTCAAACTGCTCATCGCTTGGCAAAAGGTATTTGTGATACAATTTGCCGTTTCGTTCAATGGGAACACTCACCACGAGCGGGGAGAGCATGAAGAATTCTGCGTACCCTTCGAAGCTTGGCTCCTGCAAAAGATTGATCTGTTCGATCGGAAAAACTGTGCCCTCAATTTCTATCTGTGGAACTTGTATGAGAGACGAGAAGAAGTTCGT
This window contains:
- the cas1b gene encoding type I-B CRISPR-associated endonuclease Cas1b, coding for MAEPIYIFSDGILKRKENTILLETKDGKRHIPVENVSEINIFSEVDLNKRLLEFLTEKQIIVHFFNHFGYYVGSYYPREFLNSGLVILKQAEHYLNSEKRLLLARMFVKGALCNIINTLKKYNDDDQFAERIQSIRNHVENLILCSEVNQLMALEGNAREIYYSCFDRMIKSEHFQFGSRTKRPPENELNALMSFANSLLYTTVLSQIYRTHLDPRIGYLHSTNNRRFTLNLDIAEIFKPVLVDRMILTLVNRKQIKPTDFHQIAGGISMKESAKKLLVQTFEERLQDTIHHAKLKRQVSYRSLIRMEAYKIEKHILEDEEYEPYLG
- the cas4 gene encoding CRISPR-associated protein Cas4, producing the protein MNHTITGTVLLSSTVCEREAWLIAHQIEPDQYNPFIEIGRLIHTESYKNNRIREISLPGIKIDMIYEQGEMVVVGEIKKSSKFLKGARVQLLYYLSEIKKRGVQAVGKILIPKEKKQITVVLDEQSSTELNEAIKKAEEIISLPKPPQRRRSSFCSKCGYQEFCWS
- the cas6 gene encoding CRISPR-associated endoribonuclease Cas6; protein product: MRLEIVFRTYTCSIPINYHYQLCSFVYKRLMHVDRDFESFLHEKGYKGFKLFTFSQLFFERSAVRFDSLLIWPAMGRWYISSVSEEFITNFFSSLIQVPQIEIEGTVFPIEQINLLQEPSFEGYAEFFMLSPLVVSVPIERNGKLYHKYLLPSDEQFEQVLNKNLIKKYEAFYGEAIDASITIEPDWDYIKRRNRITKLIDIRGIKIKGAVFPFKVRGDSRLIKLGYEVGFGERNSLGFGMVAPMVSEVPLKKIFEINRG